The Synechocystis sp. PCC 7509 genome includes a window with the following:
- the aqpZ gene encoding aquaporin Z, with translation MKRCLAELIGTFWLVFGGCGSAVLAATFTADSVKIGDNTLFPLGLGFVGVSLAFGLTVLTMAFAIGHISGCHLNPAVSFGLWAGKRFPGSDLLPYIASQVAGAIVAGGVIYLIASGKEGFALSGSNPLATNGYGAHSPGGYSFLACLIAELVLTFMFLIIILGATDRRAPQGLAPVAIGLALTLIHLISIPVTNTSVNPARSTGVALFAGTELFAQLWLFWVAPIVGALLAGFLYSAVFEESTLEEARPTPDLA, from the coding sequence ATGAAACGTTGTTTGGCGGAATTAATTGGTACTTTCTGGCTGGTTTTTGGTGGCTGTGGTAGTGCAGTATTAGCCGCCACCTTCACTGCTGATAGCGTCAAAATTGGTGATAACACTTTATTTCCACTTGGGTTAGGGTTTGTCGGCGTATCTCTAGCCTTTGGACTTACGGTGCTGACAATGGCTTTTGCGATCGGACATATTTCTGGTTGTCATCTTAACCCAGCCGTATCTTTTGGGCTGTGGGCGGGTAAACGGTTTCCTGGCTCCGATTTGCTACCTTATATAGCCTCTCAAGTTGCTGGAGCAATTGTTGCTGGAGGAGTTATTTATTTAATTGCTAGTGGTAAAGAAGGTTTTGCCCTCTCTGGATCTAATCCTTTAGCAACTAACGGTTATGGCGCTCATTCTCCCGGTGGATACTCGTTCCTAGCTTGCCTGATTGCCGAGCTAGTATTAACATTTATGTTTCTAATAATTATCTTGGGTGCAACTGACCGCCGCGCACCTCAAGGATTAGCCCCGGTAGCAATTGGGCTAGCACTTACCTTGATTCACCTAATTAGTATTCCTGTAACCAATACCTCTGTTAATCCGGCTCGTAGCACGGGAGTTGCTCTATTTGCTGGTACAGAACTATTTGCTCAACTTTGGCTATTTTGGGTAGCACCAATTGTTGGCGCATTATTAGCAGGATTTCTTTACTCAGCAGTATTTGAAGAATCTACTTTGGAGGAGGCGCGACCCACTCCAGATTTAGCCTAG